One genomic segment of Megalobrama amblycephala isolate DHTTF-2021 unplaced genomic scaffold, ASM1881202v1 scaffold472, whole genome shotgun sequence includes these proteins:
- the LOC125261723 gene encoding GTPase IMAP family member 8-like gives MEGKNVIPNPCLNLVLLGRTGVGKSASGNTILGRQAFMSKTSIKSVTRDVAVQSDSVSGFPVTVYDTPGFSGSDIKEELRKYEEVLQRCESGPCVFLLVISVDRFTEEERKTVERIEKLLGEKRLEKTWILFTRDELEDENMTIKELIDDNELLKKLIQKYDQRYHVFNNKKRGQSDQVRILITKVLQRNSRNLSKIQRIPINIQDASVSSLSSRRIVLLGKGAVGKSAAGNTILGQKEFRSEMRMNAVTSECSEAHTTVSGRSVSVVDTPGFFDAQMSSEQFMTEIARSVYLSSPGPHAFLIVFSVNKRFTEQEQQIPRIIEMMFGQEVLKYSIILFTHGDLLEEKSVEELIKENNILRDLVQQCGGRYHIFNNKDQRNREQVNDLLQKIDTMIEQNGGGHYSNQMLEEAQRRDQK, from the exons ATGGAAGGAAAAAATGTGATACCAAATCCTTGtttaaatttggtcttgttggGAAGAACAGGCGTTGGGAAAAGTGCATCAGGGAACACAATCCTGGGACGACAAGCTTTCATGTCAAAGACAAGCATCAAATCAGTCACACGAGATGTTGCTGTTCAGTCTGATTCAGTCTCTGGGTTTCCAGTCACTGTCTATGACACGCCAGGATTTTCTGGTTCAGACATTAAGGAAGAGCTTAGGAAATATGAAGAGGTTCTTCAGAGATGTGAATCAGGTCCCTGTGTGTTTCTGCTGGTCATCAGTGTTGATAGATTCACTGAAGAAGAGAGAAAAACCGTGGAGAGGATAGAGAAGTTACTGGGAGAAAAACGGCTGGAGAAAACCTGGATTCTCTTCACCAGAGATGAACTGGAGgatgaaaacatgacaataaAAGAGTTAATCGATGACAATGAATTACTGAAGAAACTCAttcaaaaatatgatcagaGATACCATGTGTTCAACAACAAGAAGAGAGGACAGAGTGACCAAGTGAGAATACTGATAACTAAAGTTTTACAGAGGAACTCAAGGAATC TGTCAAAAATACAAAGAATCCCCATCAACATCCAGGATGCTTCTGTCTCCAGTCTCTCATCCAGACGGATTGTTCTTCTGGGTAAAGGTGCTGTTGGGAAGAGTGCAGCTGGAAACACAATACTGGGACAGAAAGAGTTCAGATCTGAGATGAGAATGAATGCAGTAACCAGTGAATGTTCAGAAGCTCACACCACTGTTTCAGGCAGATCTGTGTCTGTAGTTGATACTCCTGGATTCTTTGATGCACAGATGAGCTCTGAGCAGTTTATGACCGAGATAGCGAGAAGTGTTTATTTATCCAGTCCTGGACCTCACGCTTTTCTCattgtgttttctgtgaataagAGATTCACTGAACAAGAGCAGCAGATTCCTCGGATAATTGAGATGATGTTTGGTCAGGAGGTGTTAAAATACTCTATCATTCTCTTCACTCATGGAGATCTGCTAGAAGAAAAGTCTGTAGAGGAACTCATTAAGGAGAATAATATATTAAGAGATCTAGTTCAGCAGTGTGGAGGCAGATATCACATCTTCAACAATAAAGATCAGAGAAACAGAGAGCAGGTGAATGATCTACTGCAGAAGATTGACACAATGATAGAGCAGAATGGAGGAGGACACTACAGTAATCAGATGCTTGAAGAGGCTCAGAGACGAGATCAGAAGTAA
- the LOC125261725 gene encoding vicilin-like seed storage protein At2g18540 codes for MRRERETSRHEMVELMQEKEKIKKEIEKLQIKYDTETDRLMNRIENERKKREDEINEREERYKILMKDLQSKHEEEDEKMKILMEKLNREREELMKKHEEEKERMKMTMEEERQNHDKERKRREEELKREIREEEKHQREIRDEMRRERETFKHEIEEMKEEKENVKREKEKLQIEIDRLMNRIENERQNHETERKKRDAREERYKTLMKEKEESEKKICEEIKRERETFKHEKEKIKTEKDHLQMEIDRIMNRIEHEKQNHETERKRREEVFNEREERYKKEIKKREELISKLEEEKERLKMTMEEERQNHDEERKRREEEFREREERYKRIIKDREERENEMIEQMKLERMQWEKQKQEERQKREEETRRRTEI; via the coding sequence ATGAGACGAGAACGAGAGACATCTAGACATGAAATGGTGGAATTAAtgcaagaaaaagagaaaataaaaaaagaaatagaaaaaCTTCAGATCAAATACGACACAGAAACAGACAGACTGATGAACAGAATAGAGAATGAGAGGAAGAAAAGAGAAGATGAGATTAATGAGAGAGAAGAAcgatacaaaatattaatgaaagaTCTTCAATCTAAACATGAAGAAGAAGACGAAAAGATGAAGATcctgatggagaaactgaacagagaaagagaagaactgatgaagaaacatgaagaagagaaagagagaatgaagatgaCGATGGAGGAAGAACGACAGAATCAtgacaaagagagaaagagaagagaagaagaacTCAAAAGAGAAATAAGAGAAGAAGAGAAACATCAGAGAGAGATACgagatgagatgagacgagaacgagagacttttaaacatgaaatagaGGAAATGAAGGAAGAAAAAGAGAATGTGAAGAGAGAAAAGGAAAAACTTCAGATAGAAATAGACAGACTGATGAACAGAATAGAAAATGAAAGACAGAATCAtgaaacagagagaaagaaaagagatgcgagagaagagcgatataaaacactaatgaaagagaaagaagagagTGAGAAAAAGATTTGTGAGGAAATCAAGAGAGAACGAGAGACATTTAAACATGAAAAggagaaaataaaaacagaaaaagaccATCTTCAGATGGAAATAGACAGAATTATGAACAGAATAGAGCATGAAAAACAGAATCATgaaactgaaagaaagagaagagaagaagtGTTTAATGAGAGAGAAGAACgatataaaaaagaaataaaaaagagagaagaaCTGATTAGTAAACTTGAAGAAGAGAAGGAGAGACTGAAGATGACGATGGAGGAAGAACGACAGAATCAtgatgaagagagaaagagaagagaagaagaattcagagagagagaggaacgATATAAGAGAATAATTAAAGACAGAGAGGAAAGAGAGAATGAAATGATTGAACAGATGAAACTGGAAAGAATGCAGTGGGAGAAACAGAAACAAGAGGAAAGAcagaaaagagaagaagaaacaAGAAGAAGAACAGAAATCTGA